In the Rubrivivax gelatinosus IL144 genome, TTGCTGGCCGGGCGCGGTCTCGTAGCGCACTGTGGCCACGCTCTCGGCCCGCAACTCCCGACGCAGCGGCTCGACGGCACGCTGGACGGTGCGCAGGCTCACGCGGATGCCCAGCTCTCGCTGCAGGTCCTGGCGCACGACGTCGGCGTTGCCGCGGTGCTGCCGCAGCCGCTCGGCCAGCCACTGCCGGTGCGGCTCCAGGACGCTCTCGCGGTGCGTCGTGCGCATCGGCCGCCAGCCGCCTTGCCGCAGGTACTCGCGCACCGTGTTGCGGCTGCAGCCCAGTTCCCGGCTGATGCGCTTGGCTCCCCATCCCAGCGCCTGCAGCGCCAGCATCTTCTGCACCTCCTGTGGCGCCAGCATCGTGTCGCTCCCCGGGCCTCGTTGGACCGGCTGAGCTTGGAACACTTCCTCCATCGACCTCTCCTTCGTCAGCGAAGGGGGTCAGTTCTCAATGACGCCAGGGGGGCAGTTTTGCGTGTCGCCCAACAACGCCTTTCGCGCGTGCGTCGGCTTGCACCGCCATGCAATGGACCTCCCATGACGCCGGGAAATGCTCCCGCAATGTCATGAAGGCGATCGCGCAGCCGCGCTCGGCAGCCCAGAAGGTGGGGAATCGCTGCGTGTCCTGCGCGTACCGGAGGAGAGCCGAGTCGACGCCGAACCAGCGCGGCAGGCTTCGCAGGATCCTCTGTGCATCGGCCACGGTGCCTGGCACCGGGCCATCCAGCTCCAAAGAGGTCTGATCTGTCATGGGCGGAGAGCTTATGCCGCTGGCCGTGGCGCTCCGACGGCTCCGCCGAAGCCGCGCGCAGCCCGTGCCCTGGCCCGCGGCGGCGACAGGCTGCCAGGCGATGCCCGCCGCACGCTTCGGCATCGGCCGAAGCATCTCGCCCGTCACCCGCCCGAGACTCCAGGCTCTTGTTCCGAACCCGAGAGCGACACCATGGCCATCACCTGCTTCATCCGTTATCAGATCGACCCCTTCCAGCGCGAAGCCTTCGAGCAGTACGCCCAGGCCTGGGGCCGGATCATTCCGCGCTGCGGCGGCAACCTGATCGGTTATTTCCTGCCGCACGAAGGCAGCAACGACGAGGCCTGCGGCCTGGTCGGCTTCGATTCGCTGGCAGCCTACGAACGCTACCGTGCGACGCTTCGGACCGATGCCGAAGGACATGCCAACTTCGAGTTCGCGCGGTCGCGGCGATTCATCGTCCGGGAACAGCGCAGCTGGCTGCAGGACGTCGATTCGACGCGCGATCTGGCAAGGCTGGTGGCGCCGTGATCGCGGTGATCTTCGAAGTCGAGCCCAGGGCCGGCGAGGCGGGCCGCTATCTGGGGCTGGCCGCCGCGCTGAAGTCCGAACTGGAGAGCATCGACGGCTTCATCTCGGTCGAACGGTTCGAGAGCCTGGTCCGGCCCGGGCGATACTTGTCGCTGAGCTTCTGGCGCGACGAGGCCTCGGTCCGGAGCTGGCGCTGCCACGGCATACACCGCCGCGCTCAGCAGGAGGGCCGCAGCCGCGTGCTCGCCGGCTACCGGCTGCGGGTTGCGGCGGTGGTCCGCGACTATGGATTGCACGAACGCGACGAAGCCCCGGCGGACTCGCTCGGCACGCTGATCTGAAAGCGATGAACACTCCGCACGAACCGCGTATGGCGCGCGTGGCGGCCGTCGTGGCCGACCCGGCGCGCTCGCGCATGCTGGCCTATCTGCTGGCCGGCGAATACGCCAGTGCCAGCGAGCTGGCCAAGGCGGCTTCCGTGACGCCTGCGACCGCCAGCGGCCACCTGGGCAAGCTGATGGACGCGAGGTTCGTGGTCTGCGAACCCAGAGGCCGTCACCGCTACTACCGCCTGGCCGACGCCGAAGTGGCGCATGCGCTCGAAGCGCTGGCGCTGATCGCCGAGCGTGACGAGCACGACCGCGCCTGGGCACCGCCGGAACGCACGCGCCTGCGGCTGGCACGCTGCTGCTACGGACACCTGGCCGGCAAGCTGGGCGTCTCGCTCTTCGACGCGCTGCAGCGGCAGCACGGGCTCGAATCGACGCCCAGCGGCTTCGAACTCACGGCCGCAGGCCGGGCATGGCTGGAAGGACTGGGCATGAATCCCGGCGCGCCCAGCAGCCGGCGGCGCTTCGCGTACCGCTGCCTGGACTGGTCCGAGCGCCGCGATCACCTCGCGGGCCAGCTCGCCGACGAGCTTTATCAGCATTTCACCGCCAAGGGCTGGCTGCGTCGCACGTCCGGCCGGGCGGTGGAGATCACCGTCAGCGGTCAACGAGAGCTGCTGCCCAGCCTCGGCGAAGCTGTCTGCTGAACGCGGCGGGCACAGGCATGCGCAGGTCACCGGGCCAACCCGGGATGACCCGTAGCGCCCCACCCCGCCGCGGACATGACACTTGTCAAGCCGGCTGCCGGCGCGACAAGGATCCCGATGCTGTTTTGCCCCCTTGCGCACCGCGTGCGCCGCCCGGCATGAAGACCGGCCTGCACACCCAGCTGCGCCAGCGCGCCACCGAAGGCCGGCCGATCCGCGTCGGCCTGATCGGCGCCGGCAAGTTCGGCTCGATGTACCTGGCCCAGGTGCCGA is a window encoding:
- a CDS encoding NIPSNAP family protein — encoded protein: MAITCFIRYQIDPFQREAFEQYAQAWGRIIPRCGGNLIGYFLPHEGSNDEACGLVGFDSLAAYERYRATLRTDAEGHANFEFARSRRFIVREQRSWLQDVDSTRDLARLVAP
- a CDS encoding antibiotic biosynthesis monooxygenase family protein codes for the protein MIAVIFEVEPRAGEAGRYLGLAAALKSELESIDGFISVERFESLVRPGRYLSLSFWRDEASVRSWRCHGIHRRAQQEGRSRVLAGYRLRVAAVVRDYGLHERDEAPADSLGTLI
- a CDS encoding ArsR/SmtB family transcription factor, translated to MNTPHEPRMARVAAVVADPARSRMLAYLLAGEYASASELAKAASVTPATASGHLGKLMDARFVVCEPRGRHRYYRLADAEVAHALEALALIAERDEHDRAWAPPERTRLRLARCCYGHLAGKLGVSLFDALQRQHGLESTPSGFELTAAGRAWLEGLGMNPGAPSSRRRFAYRCLDWSERRDHLAGQLADELYQHFTAKGWLRRTSGRAVEITVSGQRELLPSLGEAVC